One genomic segment of Paraburkholderia caffeinilytica includes these proteins:
- a CDS encoding beta-propeller fold lactonase family protein: MAVFRVDSSTGEPVLIQTVATESFHPRTFSIRSDGRMLVSAAVEPLRVREGDTVRDVPAALTVFRIAADGRLTRIRKYHVETGNDWMFWCGMVPLEV; this comes from the coding sequence ATTGCGGTATTTCGCGTCGATTCTTCTACCGGTGAGCCTGTCCTGATCCAGACCGTGGCGACGGAGAGCTTCCATCCGCGCACCTTCTCGATTCGTTCGGATGGGCGCATGCTGGTGTCGGCGGCGGTCGAGCCGCTGCGAGTGCGCGAGGGCGACACGGTCCGCGATGTTCCCGCTGCGCTGACGGTGTTTCGCATCGCTGCTGACGGCCGCCTCACGCGCATCCGCAAATACCATGTCGAGACGGGCAACGACTGGATGTTCTGGTGCGGCATGGTGCCATTGGAAGTGTGA
- a CDS encoding helix-turn-helix transcriptional regulator — MLNLGWEMLLPDFTHALRHTVGFNVCVFLWLSPTEPRIQHVWSNTIVPDRIANDFLVHFAHLEAESPHAGGLASFYERGPSVRLTPEWAGFSRTEMCNYIWKETGIHYGLSTVIPAADGRCLGHLMLHRERTARNFSKADIGFMEGLIPYISHALSVDPSSEIEFADSIDSGMLLMDREGRIQYRSASALTLASMIENTGYVDLIGRFGVPGFIELVFRRLIDVGRPATTLPPRLQLTNRWGQFDIHAYWLDSMNPGDGLIAIRLDRKEPKVLRLASAMQDAQFSAAQQRASLLLLQGKTNREIADALQITINSARDHVKAVLEKANCDTRHDLSSFLLSLPRRNTPSTRSHG, encoded by the coding sequence TTGCTGAACCTCGGTTGGGAGATGTTGCTTCCTGACTTTACACACGCGCTTCGGCATACCGTTGGTTTCAACGTCTGCGTCTTTCTCTGGTTGTCGCCCACCGAGCCAAGAATCCAGCACGTCTGGTCGAATACCATCGTGCCGGACCGTATCGCGAACGATTTCCTCGTTCACTTCGCTCACCTCGAGGCCGAATCGCCGCACGCTGGCGGCTTAGCGTCGTTTTACGAGCGTGGGCCGAGCGTGCGGCTTACGCCGGAATGGGCCGGCTTCTCTCGGACGGAGATGTGCAACTACATCTGGAAGGAGACCGGGATACATTACGGGCTCTCGACTGTGATCCCGGCCGCCGACGGCCGCTGTCTCGGACACCTGATGCTGCATCGCGAGCGCACGGCACGTAACTTTTCCAAGGCCGATATCGGGTTCATGGAAGGCTTGATACCCTACATTTCTCATGCGCTCTCGGTCGACCCGTCGTCCGAGATCGAATTTGCCGATAGCATCGACAGCGGCATGCTTCTGATGGATCGGGAAGGAAGGATTCAATACAGAAGCGCATCGGCTTTAACGCTTGCATCGATGATCGAGAACACCGGGTACGTCGATTTGATTGGGAGGTTTGGCGTACCGGGATTCATTGAACTCGTGTTCAGACGCCTGATAGACGTCGGACGGCCAGCGACCACGCTTCCCCCTCGGCTCCAGTTGACCAATCGCTGGGGTCAATTTGACATCCACGCTTATTGGCTGGATTCGATGAACCCAGGCGACGGCTTGATCGCAATCCGGCTGGATCGTAAGGAGCCGAAAGTTTTGCGTCTTGCATCCGCGATGCAAGACGCGCAGTTTTCCGCGGCGCAGCAGCGCGCTAGTCTGCTACTGTTGCAAGGCAAGACGAATCGGGAAATTGCCGATGCGCTGCAGATCACAATCAACTCGGCACGTGATCACGTGAAAGCCGTACTCGAAAAGGCAAACTGCGACACGCGACACGATCTGTCGTCCTTTCTTCTTTCCTTGCCGCGGCGGAACACGCCGTCGACGAGATCGCATGGGTGA
- a CDS encoding MFS transporter — MNDHPSSANAELAMPSVTNARSAAAATTRTRYRFVTLALITIVLALSSGDRAAMSVAGSAMAKELHITSVELGYIFSAFSWAYVIFLIPAGWLTDRIGSKKAMFSAIVVWSAFTVCMGLVHFIGLVVPLLLALRFLLGVAESPVGPASGRIIAAWFPASERGVAGAIFNSAQYVSLALFTPFMGWLCHAFGWEYVFIAMGGVGLVIATIWWKNYYLPVRHPSMSASELEHIRAGEGLVDLEASQRQDKTGPERSQLRDIGSLFKSRMLVGIFIGQYCISAITWFFVTWFPIYLVKDRGFDILQAGFVASIPALAGLIGGVASGFVSDGLLKKTGSLSIARKGPVIVGFLLSASMILCNYVNSQWLVVGLMSLAFFGKGFGALSWTILADTAPREIIGTTGGVFNALGNSAGIVTPVVIGYLLQSTGSFSAALVYVGAHGLVAVLSYGLIVGKIQRYQLKA, encoded by the coding sequence ATGAACGACCACCCGTCATCCGCTAACGCGGAACTGGCGATGCCATCCGTCACCAACGCGCGGAGCGCCGCTGCCGCTACAACCCGCACACGTTACCGGTTCGTGACACTGGCGCTCATCACCATCGTCCTTGCGCTCAGTTCGGGCGATCGGGCGGCGATGTCCGTCGCGGGCTCCGCGATGGCGAAAGAGCTTCACATCACATCGGTCGAGCTCGGCTATATCTTCTCCGCTTTTAGCTGGGCCTATGTGATCTTCCTGATTCCGGCGGGCTGGCTGACGGATCGCATCGGCTCGAAGAAAGCGATGTTCAGCGCGATCGTGGTGTGGTCCGCGTTCACCGTTTGCATGGGTCTCGTGCATTTTATCGGCCTCGTCGTGCCGCTGTTGCTCGCCTTGCGGTTTCTGCTTGGCGTCGCCGAGTCGCCGGTCGGTCCTGCGTCCGGCCGGATCATTGCGGCCTGGTTCCCCGCTTCTGAGCGCGGTGTGGCCGGCGCAATCTTCAACAGCGCCCAGTATGTCTCTCTCGCACTCTTCACGCCGTTCATGGGCTGGCTGTGCCATGCGTTCGGTTGGGAATACGTATTCATCGCGATGGGCGGCGTGGGGCTGGTGATTGCGACGATCTGGTGGAAGAACTACTACCTGCCGGTCAGGCACCCGTCGATGAGCGCAAGCGAACTCGAACACATTCGTGCGGGTGAGGGCCTGGTTGATCTCGAAGCGTCACAGAGGCAGGATAAAACCGGACCGGAGCGCTCCCAGTTGCGCGATATCGGTTCGTTGTTCAAAAGCAGGATGCTGGTCGGCATCTTTATCGGCCAGTACTGTATCAGCGCCATTACGTGGTTCTTCGTGACGTGGTTTCCGATCTACCTTGTGAAGGATCGTGGCTTCGACATTCTTCAGGCCGGTTTCGTGGCATCGATTCCCGCGCTCGCCGGATTGATCGGCGGTGTCGCGAGCGGTTTCGTATCCGACGGCCTGCTGAAGAAAACCGGCTCGCTCAGCATTGCCCGCAAAGGGCCGGTGATCGTCGGCTTCCTGTTGAGCGCGAGCATGATCCTGTGTAACTACGTGAATTCCCAATGGCTGGTGGTCGGCCTGATGAGCCTGGCATTTTTCGGCAAGGGATTTGGTGCGCTGAGCTGGACGATTCTCGCCGATACGGCGCCGCGCGAAATCATCGGTACGACCGGCGGTGTGTTCAACGCGCTCGGCAACAGCGCGGGCATCGTCACGCCGGTGGTCATCGGCTACCTGCTGCAAAGCACGGGATCCTTTAGCGCGGCGCTGGTTTATGTCGGCGCGCACGGTCTGGTCGCCGTATTGAGCTATGGGCTGATTGTCGGAAAGATCCAGCGCTATCAGCTGAAAGCGTGA
- a CDS encoding L-talarate/galactarate dehydratase, producing the protein MNTSSTQTLAHLSRGAASTDRITGVKVSLTYLPLAAPISDAKVLTGRQKPLTEIAFIFAEISTESGHRGIGFGYSKRAGGPGMFAHANEIAPELIGEDPNDIARIWNKLCWAGASMGRSGLTTQAIAPFDIALWDLKAKRAGLPLAKLLGAHRDSVRCYNTSGGYLSMPLDRVLENIDASRERGIGGIKIKVGQPDTAVDLQRVTAVRKHLGDSFPFMVDANQQWDRATAQRFGRVLEQFDLTWIEEPLDAYDVEGHAALTASLDTPIATGEMLTSFGEHAQLITAHASDFIQPDAPRVGGITPFLQIMSLADFKGFSLAPHFAMEIHLHLAAAYPREPWLEHFEWLEPMFNERLELRDGRMHVPNRPGLGFSLSDQARAWTTESASFGTGA; encoded by the coding sequence GTGAACACATCGTCTACCCAAACACTCGCGCATCTGTCACGCGGCGCGGCAAGTACGGATCGCATCACGGGCGTGAAGGTTTCGCTGACTTATCTGCCGCTCGCGGCGCCCATCAGCGATGCGAAGGTGCTGACTGGCCGTCAGAAGCCGCTTACGGAAATCGCCTTTATCTTCGCCGAGATCAGCACTGAAAGCGGCCACCGGGGCATCGGCTTCGGCTACTCGAAGCGCGCAGGCGGTCCAGGTATGTTCGCGCATGCGAACGAAATCGCGCCTGAACTGATCGGCGAAGATCCGAACGACATCGCGCGCATCTGGAACAAGTTGTGTTGGGCGGGTGCCTCGATGGGCCGCAGCGGCTTGACCACCCAGGCCATCGCACCTTTCGACATCGCGCTATGGGACCTCAAGGCAAAGCGTGCCGGCTTACCGCTGGCGAAGCTGCTCGGCGCACATCGTGACTCGGTGCGCTGCTACAACACGTCGGGCGGCTATCTATCGATGCCACTCGATCGCGTGCTCGAGAACATCGACGCTTCTCGTGAGCGGGGGATTGGCGGCATCAAGATCAAGGTCGGCCAGCCGGACACGGCAGTCGATCTGCAGCGCGTCACAGCGGTACGCAAACATCTCGGCGACAGTTTCCCTTTTATGGTCGACGCGAATCAGCAATGGGACCGCGCGACCGCTCAACGTTTCGGTCGTGTGCTCGAACAGTTCGATCTGACATGGATCGAAGAGCCGCTCGACGCGTACGATGTCGAAGGCCATGCGGCGCTGACGGCGTCGCTCGATACGCCGATCGCCACCGGCGAAATGCTGACGAGCTTCGGTGAACACGCGCAACTGATTACGGCGCACGCGTCTGACTTCATTCAGCCGGATGCGCCTCGCGTCGGCGGAATTACACCTTTTCTGCAGATCATGAGTCTGGCGGATTTCAAGGGGTTCAGCCTCGCGCCGCACTTCGCGATGGAAATTCACCTGCATCTCGCTGCGGCTTATCCGCGCGAACCGTGGCTTGAACATTTCGAGTGGCTGGAGCCGATGTTCAACGAGCGGCTCGAACTTCGTGACGGCCGGATGCATGTGCCGAATCGTCCGGGCCTGGGTTTCAGCCTCAGCGATCAGGCACGTGCGTGGACTACCGAGTCTGCTTCGTTTGGCACGGGGGCCTAA
- a CDS encoding beta-propeller fold lactonase family protein → MTDEQSVAPHDGYGFGPRHVDFHPSKPWMYVSMERENQLQMFDMKAGRLAPQPSFVKTTLSKPAEVHPQQIVGPIYIA, encoded by the coding sequence TTGACGGACGAGCAATCGGTAGCGCCGCACGACGGCTATGGTTTCGGTCCACGCCACGTCGATTTTCATCCGTCGAAACCGTGGATGTATGTGTCGATGGAGCGCGAGAACCAGTTGCAGATGTTCGACATGAAAGCGGGGCGGCTGGCCCCGCAGCCCAGCTTCGTGAAGACGACGCTTTCGAAACCCGCGGAGGTGCATCCGCAACAGATTGTCGGACCCATTTATATCGCGTGA
- a CDS encoding methyl-accepting chemotaxis protein, translating to MGNFVQTIKFKIILAFGACVILTTAIGLFGAFGLSRLNSNIADGYSGNTVPIADLSDLREASLDIRLQLRRIQVLHDQKETTTEIETIRSDLERVDKAWNHYYRDGISSDKEREVAEKIKTALTQLKATTDEALVALRAGDYGAAAPLVEKVSVPGLALRDALNENSTLNLAQAKQFTDDSASTFKTILWVAIVLLGMGVVVALGASAYLLRVISKPLNKAVDIANHIAGGKLENQIVVDSGGEFGQLLEALKTMDQQLSDTVRGIKASTESVTVASREIASGNTDLSARTEEQAASLEETAASMTQLTETVKQNADNARQANVLATSATDMADTGNDSVQAMVGTIRQISSSSSKISEITGVIEAIAFQTNILALNAAVEAARAGEQGRGFAVVASEVRSLAQRSAAAAKEIKELISSSVATIQDGSTQAAEVGSTMGQVKQAIKQVSDIVSEIAAAAEEQSRGIEQVNQAVGQMDEVTQQNAALVEQAAAAAQSLEEQATRLKDAVSVFKLADARSSSYQATIPQSKPRPAASTMPTTRRAEPAKSRVASATMADKPATVVDTAGRDWQTF from the coding sequence ATGGGCAATTTTGTACAAACGATCAAATTCAAAATCATTCTTGCGTTTGGCGCCTGCGTGATACTCACGACTGCAATCGGATTGTTTGGAGCATTCGGTCTCTCCAGACTCAATTCGAACATAGCCGATGGGTACTCTGGCAATACCGTTCCGATTGCCGATCTATCGGACCTGCGGGAGGCAAGCCTGGATATTCGTCTTCAGTTGAGGCGAATTCAGGTGCTTCACGATCAAAAAGAAACGACCACCGAAATTGAGACAATCCGCAGCGATCTGGAGCGTGTTGATAAAGCGTGGAATCACTACTATCGGGATGGCATATCCAGTGACAAGGAACGTGAGGTCGCAGAGAAGATAAAAACCGCTTTGACTCAGCTCAAGGCGACAACTGACGAAGCTCTCGTCGCGTTGCGCGCTGGCGACTACGGTGCGGCTGCACCGCTGGTTGAGAAAGTATCGGTGCCCGGCCTTGCCTTGAGGGACGCACTTAATGAAAACTCCACCCTCAATCTGGCTCAAGCCAAGCAATTCACCGACGACAGCGCGTCGACGTTCAAAACTATCCTCTGGGTTGCCATTGTTCTTCTCGGCATGGGTGTTGTGGTTGCCCTTGGTGCATCGGCCTACCTGCTGCGTGTGATCTCGAAACCGCTCAACAAGGCGGTTGATATAGCGAACCATATTGCAGGAGGCAAGCTGGAGAATCAGATCGTAGTTGACTCAGGAGGGGAGTTCGGTCAGCTTCTCGAAGCACTGAAGACAATGGATCAGCAACTCAGCGATACAGTTCGCGGGATCAAAGCGTCCACCGAGTCAGTTACCGTGGCATCGCGCGAAATTGCAAGCGGCAATACCGACCTCTCTGCTCGCACCGAGGAACAGGCCGCGTCGCTCGAAGAAACTGCGGCGAGCATGACGCAGTTGACCGAAACGGTAAAGCAGAACGCTGACAATGCCCGGCAGGCGAACGTACTGGCCACGAGCGCCACGGACATGGCTGATACGGGCAATGACTCGGTTCAGGCCATGGTCGGGACAATCCGCCAGATCAGCAGCAGTTCAAGCAAGATTTCAGAAATCACCGGCGTGATCGAAGCCATTGCCTTCCAGACCAACATTCTCGCGCTGAACGCTGCCGTGGAAGCGGCCCGCGCGGGTGAACAGGGGCGAGGCTTCGCCGTAGTTGCCAGCGAGGTTCGTAGCCTGGCGCAGCGTTCGGCCGCTGCCGCCAAGGAGATCAAGGAGCTGATCAGCTCATCCGTTGCAACGATTCAGGACGGCTCGACGCAGGCGGCAGAGGTCGGTTCAACCATGGGGCAGGTCAAGCAGGCTATCAAGCAGGTGTCCGATATCGTCAGCGAGATCGCTGCTGCGGCAGAAGAACAGAGCCGCGGCATTGAGCAGGTGAATCAGGCTGTCGGTCAAATGGACGAAGTAACGCAACAGAACGCGGCGCTGGTCGAGCAGGCGGCGGCGGCAGCTCAGTCTCTCGAAGAGCAGGCGACCAGGCTGAAAGACGCTGTTTCGGTATTCAAGCTCGCTGATGCGCGTTCGTCCTCGTACCAGGCAACCATTCCGCAAAGCAAGCCCCGGCCGGCTGCGTCGACGATGCCCACGACGCGTCGGGCAGAGCCGGCAAAGTCGCGGGTTGCCTCGGCCACCATGGCTGACAAGCCTGCCACCGTCGTTGACACCGCTGGAAGGGATTGGCAAACATTCTAA
- a CDS encoding low molecular weight protein tyrosine phosphatase family protein, whose protein sequence is MIRALFVCSKNRLRSPTAEQVFAAWPNVETDSAGLGADAEVPLSPEQLRWADIVFVMEKTYRARLSEKFHAYLNGKKMICLDIPDDYAVMQPELVALLEQKADKFLRQK, encoded by the coding sequence GTGATACGCGCCTTGTTTGTCTGCAGCAAGAACCGCCTGCGTAGCCCAACGGCCGAACAGGTATTCGCCGCGTGGCCTAATGTCGAAACCGATTCGGCCGGGCTGGGTGCGGATGCCGAAGTGCCGCTTTCGCCCGAGCAGCTTCGCTGGGCCGACATCGTCTTCGTCATGGAGAAAACGTATCGAGCGAGGCTGTCGGAAAAATTCCACGCGTATCTGAATGGCAAAAAAATGATTTGCCTCGACATCCCCGACGATTATGCGGTCATGCAACCCGAACTCGTCGCGCTGCTGGAACAGAAGGCCGACAAGTTTCTGCGGCAGAAATAG
- a CDS encoding methyl-accepting chemotaxis protein translates to MIQRFLNLSISAKLIVSFFIGIFLTIVLGGISIVELETVNQLSTDMAVNWLPGARFSSAMNTNASDFRIAELQHILSTDDNDMKKYEKDMQEVVSDFEKNRTGYENLTSSPEERKLYEKFKAEWNEYLIQHQKVLDLSRSNKNNEARDLIRGISQQRYDEAGDDLQKIVDMNVQGGKDASQRGNAIYESGRYKVIALLAAVVALNLGIALLLAKAISRPLNKAIQTANTVAEGDLTTLIEATTHDETGQLMAALGRMNGSLVNIIRGVRTGTDAIAGASTQIAAGNQDLSARTGEQAASLEETAASMTQLTETVKQNADNARQASALATSATEMADTGNDAVQSMVGTIEKISGSSSKISDITGVIEGIAFQTNILALNAAVEAARAGEQGRGFAVVASEVRSLAQRSAAAAKEIKELISSSVTTIQDGVKQAAEVSATMGQVKQSIKQVSDIVGEIAAASEEQSRGIEQVNLAVGQMDEVTQQNAALVEQAAAAAQSLEEQATHLKNAVAVFKVADTGQSTSRMAIPQSKRRLPVSRISTTRRTESAQPGIVPAAIADKPAIAADAGKVDWKTF, encoded by the coding sequence GTGATTCAACGCTTTCTAAATCTGAGTATTTCAGCAAAACTCATCGTTTCTTTTTTTATTGGCATATTTCTCACGATCGTATTGGGTGGAATTTCTATCGTCGAGCTAGAGACCGTCAACCAGCTCTCTACCGATATGGCAGTCAACTGGTTGCCTGGCGCTCGCTTTTCTTCCGCGATGAATACCAACGCCTCAGATTTCCGCATCGCTGAGTTGCAGCATATCCTGTCCACCGACGACAACGATATGAAGAAATACGAAAAGGATATGCAGGAAGTGGTGTCGGATTTTGAGAAAAATCGCACCGGGTATGAAAATCTGACCTCTTCACCAGAAGAACGGAAGCTCTATGAAAAATTCAAGGCCGAGTGGAATGAATACCTGATTCAACACCAGAAGGTGCTCGATCTATCCCGATCGAACAAGAACAACGAAGCGAGAGATCTGATACGTGGAATATCGCAGCAACGATACGACGAGGCCGGCGACGACCTCCAGAAGATCGTAGATATGAATGTGCAGGGCGGCAAGGACGCGAGTCAGCGTGGTAATGCCATCTACGAGAGCGGACGATACAAGGTTATCGCACTGCTTGCGGCTGTTGTCGCACTGAACCTTGGCATTGCGCTACTTCTCGCAAAAGCCATCTCGCGCCCTTTGAACAAGGCCATCCAGACAGCAAACACCGTAGCCGAGGGTGACCTGACAACGCTCATTGAAGCGACGACTCACGACGAAACCGGTCAGTTGATGGCAGCGCTTGGAAGGATGAATGGTAGCCTGGTCAATATAATCCGTGGCGTGCGCACGGGTACAGACGCTATCGCAGGAGCTTCAACCCAGATCGCAGCGGGAAATCAGGACCTCTCGGCGCGCACCGGGGAACAGGCGGCGTCCCTTGAGGAAACCGCAGCCAGCATGACGCAGTTGACGGAAACGGTAAAGCAGAACGCCGACAATGCCCGCCAGGCAAGCGCACTGGCAACAAGCGCGACAGAGATGGCCGATACAGGCAACGATGCTGTTCAATCCATGGTAGGCACGATTGAGAAGATCAGCGGCAGCTCAAGCAAGATTTCCGATATCACCGGCGTAATCGAAGGCATTGCTTTCCAGACGAACATTCTCGCGTTGAACGCAGCCGTCGAAGCCGCGCGTGCCGGCGAACAGGGGCGAGGCTTTGCTGTGGTTGCCAGCGAGGTCCGCAGTCTGGCCCAGCGTTCCGCCGCGGCAGCCAAGGAAATAAAGGAACTGATCAGTTCGTCCGTGACAACGATTCAGGACGGCGTGAAGCAGGCGGCAGAAGTCAGCGCCACCATGGGGCAGGTCAAGCAGTCAATCAAACAGGTCTCCGATATCGTCGGTGAAATTGCTGCTGCGTCTGAAGAGCAGAGCCGTGGCATTGAGCAGGTGAATCTGGCAGTCGGCCAGATGGACGAAGTGACGCAACAGAATGCGGCGCTCGTTGAACAGGCGGCAGCTGCCGCGCAGTCACTTGAAGAACAGGCCACACATCTTAAGAATGCCGTTGCAGTGTTCAAGGTCGCCGACACGGGGCAATCTACGTCACGCATGGCGATCCCGCAAAGCAAACGCCGCTTGCCTGTCTCCAGGATTTCCACCACACGCCGCACGGAGTCCGCACAGCCGGGGATCGTTCCGGCCGCTATCGCAGACAAGCCCGCCATCGCAGCCGATGCAGGGAAAGTGGACTGGAAAACTTTCTGA
- a CDS encoding mandelate racemase/muconate lactonizing enzyme family protein, giving the protein MSFDAAAQPEVLNVAAQRAFHSYGSTGPTMYALSAVDIALWNLAGQAAGVPLCRMLGASRACVDGYASLVSYDNDPAEVARPVHRVHAEGFTQIKLHETSADAIRAAREALPAEVELMVDVNCPWSVEEAAPQAARLHSQGLAWLEEPVWPPDDYARLTRVRRSGVPIAAGENAAGIAGIRQYLESGAVDVLQPRVTKLGGVTAVREVMTLANRHGVRVVPHCFFYGPGLLATALIVASLPDTVALEMPGVHFEAATYEGHELENRG; this is encoded by the coding sequence ATGTCGTTCGATGCGGCGGCGCAACCTGAAGTGTTGAACGTGGCAGCGCAGCGCGCCTTCCATTCGTACGGCAGCACGGGGCCGACGATGTACGCGCTGTCCGCCGTCGATATCGCGCTGTGGAATCTCGCCGGCCAGGCAGCAGGCGTTCCACTATGCCGGATGCTGGGCGCGAGCCGCGCATGCGTGGACGGCTATGCGAGCCTCGTCAGCTACGACAATGATCCCGCAGAAGTGGCGCGACCGGTGCATCGCGTGCACGCCGAGGGATTCACGCAAATCAAGCTGCACGAAACATCGGCCGACGCAATTCGGGCGGCGCGCGAAGCGCTACCTGCCGAGGTTGAATTGATGGTGGACGTGAATTGTCCCTGGTCGGTTGAGGAAGCCGCGCCGCAAGCTGCTCGCCTGCATTCGCAGGGACTCGCCTGGCTCGAGGAACCGGTCTGGCCGCCGGATGACTACGCCAGACTGACGCGGGTGCGCCGCAGCGGCGTGCCAATAGCGGCTGGCGAGAACGCCGCGGGCATCGCGGGCATCCGGCAATATCTGGAAAGCGGCGCAGTGGACGTGCTGCAACCGCGCGTCACGAAGCTTGGCGGCGTCACCGCCGTCCGGGAGGTGATGACGCTGGCGAACCGGCACGGTGTGCGCGTCGTGCCTCACTGCTTCTTCTACGGCCCCGGACTGCTCGCGACTGCGCTCATTGTCGCGAGCCTACCGGATACGGTCGCGCTGGAGATGCCGGGTGTGCATTTCGAAGCGGCTACCTATGAAGGCCATGAGCTGGAAAACCGTGGATAA
- the uxuA gene encoding mannonate dehydratase: MKMIFRWHGPKDPISLQYIRQIPGLYGIVSSLYDLPLGEVWPGERIQVLTGAAAAHGLRMEVVDSFRVHEEIKLGRPGREKLMPQYISTLKNLAASGIKVVCYNFMPVFDWTRTQMEFPLSDGSNTLSFEAERVEQLDVSKGIPLPGWGTRYTPEKLQALLDEYASVTTEQMWSNLEYFLSQLVPVAEELGLKLALHADDPPRPVFGLPRIIKNIDDHRRVLDIVDSTANGLTLCSGTLGSDLRNDVPSFINEFAARKRVHFVHLRNVKVGENGDFYESAHLTQCGSLDMAEIVKALHDADFQGYARPDHGRMIWGETGVPGYGLYDRALGIMYLQGLWEGIGKEKTRALAQRPRVAA; this comes from the coding sequence ATGAAGATGATCTTTCGCTGGCACGGTCCGAAGGACCCGATCAGCCTGCAGTACATCCGCCAGATTCCGGGCCTCTACGGCATTGTGTCGTCGCTTTACGACCTGCCGCTCGGCGAAGTGTGGCCGGGCGAGCGGATTCAGGTGCTGACCGGCGCTGCGGCGGCGCACGGCCTCAGGATGGAGGTCGTCGACAGCTTCCGCGTGCATGAGGAGATCAAGCTCGGCCGGCCGGGCCGCGAAAAACTGATGCCGCAGTACATCTCCACCCTGAAGAATCTTGCGGCGAGCGGCATAAAAGTGGTTTGCTACAACTTCATGCCGGTGTTCGACTGGACGCGCACGCAGATGGAATTTCCGCTGTCGGATGGTTCGAACACGCTTTCGTTCGAAGCAGAGCGGGTGGAGCAGCTGGATGTGTCGAAGGGCATTCCACTGCCCGGCTGGGGCACACGCTATACGCCGGAAAAGCTGCAGGCACTGCTGGACGAATACGCCTCGGTGACCACCGAGCAGATGTGGAGCAACCTCGAATATTTCCTGTCGCAACTTGTTCCGGTCGCCGAAGAACTCGGTCTCAAGCTCGCGCTGCATGCAGACGATCCTCCGCGTCCGGTGTTCGGCCTGCCACGCATCATCAAGAACATCGACGATCACCGGCGCGTGCTCGATATCGTCGATTCGACAGCGAACGGCCTGACGCTGTGCAGCGGCACGCTCGGTTCCGATCTGCGCAACGACGTGCCGTCGTTCATCAACGAATTCGCGGCGCGTAAACGCGTGCACTTCGTGCATCTGCGCAACGTCAAGGTTGGCGAAAACGGAGATTTCTACGAATCGGCGCATCTGACCCAATGCGGTTCCCTCGACATGGCCGAGATTGTCAAGGCGCTGCACGACGCCGATTTCCAGGGCTACGCGCGGCCCGACCACGGCCGCATGATCTGGGGCGAAACCGGCGTGCCGGGCTACGGCCTGTACGATCGCGCGCTCGGCATCATGTATCTGCAGGGTTTGTGGGAAGGTATCGGTAAGGAAAAAACTCGCGCACTCGCACAGCGCCCGCGTGTGGCGGCTTGA